In Drosophila bipectinata strain 14024-0381.07 chromosome 2R, DbipHiC1v2, whole genome shotgun sequence, one genomic interval encodes:
- the icln gene encoding methylosome subunit pICln gives MVLIMPISPPEHGLLYTSNNIKLKLGDKIVGEGTIYIAQNTLSWQPSDLPDGISIEWKQVSLHGISSNPRKCIYFMLDHKVEWPAAVPAVNGQNGADPAEADEDEGNGSDEFEDAINEDFVTECWLLPEDIHTVDTMYNAMTTCQALHPDSADSNSEDSDAMEDAGGMDDEDMEEDALTLGRNGGEVGGMQNLSLDDDDERFEDADE, from the exons atggTGCTTATAATGCCCATTTCTCCGCCAGAGCATGGTTTGCTTTACACCTCCAACAACATCAAGCTAAAATTGGGCGACAAAATCGTGGGGGAAGGCACGATTTATATCGCTCAAAA TACGCTTTCATGGCAGCCAAGCGATTTGCCGGATGGCATATCTATCGAGTGGAAGCAGGTGAGCCTGCACGGAATTTCTTCGAATCCGCGGAAGTGCATCTATTTTATGCTGGACCACAAGGTCGAATGGCCAGCCGCCGTGCCCGCCGTCAATGGCCAAAATGGGGCTGATCCGGCGGAAGCAGACGAAGACGAAGGAAACGGAAGCGATGAGTTCGAGGACGCCATCAATGAGGATTTCGTCACTGAGTGCTGGCTTTTGCCCGAGGACATCCACACGGTGGACACAATGTACAACGCTATGACCACATGTCAGGCTCTCCATCCAGATTCGGCAGACAGCAACTCGGAGGACAGCGATGCTATGGAGGATGCCGGGGGCATGGATGATGAGGACATGGAGGAGGACGCTCTCACGCTTGGACGCAACGGTGGCGAGGTGGGAGGGATGCAGAATCTCAGCCTGGATGACGACGACGAGCGATTCGAGGACGCAGATGAGTGA
- the ND-51L1 gene encoding NADH dehydrogenase [ubiquinone] flavoprotein 1, mitochondrial, with the protein MISSLLRRPVSSNLRVSLNLIRRREAFSEIKRLKDGNEWKIWSKTLQQTRIDQEDPLRVKNKDLDRLGEAIYLDPGIVYSESIGIYFPRYQLRADDSEECSDEEPKKKEPVLTKFPVKEYVKWRTCEEQQAHEARLLQILKEKASGPIVPFPERPELAPPRTEDFPLKDKAERFMDQAEKEAYKQRLVKRLKENSRNAQSVIRQIRRDCEEKKRAKKKKDTSSDSGDTKPPMEAKEPAKPPASKTPPPPPPPPPPPPPPPPPTGGAPPAKGGAPPAKGPPPPPKAPPPGTPPPQTKTTFGPLADADRIFTNLYGKHDWTIKGAMKRGDWYKTKEILEKGDMWIVNEIKTSGLRGRGGAGFPSGLKWSFMHKPPDGRPKFLLVNADEGEPGTCKDREIMRHDPHKLVEGCLIAGRAMGANAGYIYIRGEFYNEACNLQFAIVEAYKKGFLGKNACGSGFDFDLYVQRGAGAYVCGEETSLIESLEGKAGKPRNKPPFPADIGAFGCPSTVTNVETVAVAPAICRRGGAWFASFGRTRNSGTKLFNISGHVNKPCTFEEEMSMPTREMIERHAGGVLGGWDNLLAIIPGGSSTPCIPKADVEKAIHDYDGLMAVRSSMGTGAIIVMNKDTDIIKAIARLAAFYKHESCGQCTPCREGLHWVNMIMQRFVTGQAQVGEIDMLWEITKQIEGHTICALGDGAAWPPQGLIRHFRPVIEQRIQGRAKADREAAAAVPTKFPCQTIPTCADAQRDICPK; encoded by the exons ATGATTTCCTCGCTATTGCGCCGTCCAGTTTCCTCTAATTTGAGAGTTTCCCTGAACTTGATCCGCCGGCGCGAAGCTTTTTCAGAGATCAAGAGACTCAAAGATGGAAATGAATGGAAAATATGGAGCAAGACTCTCCAGCAGACTAGGATAGATCAGGAAGACCCACTCAGGGTGAAGAACAAG GATTTGGATAGATTGGGAGAAGCTATTTACCTTGATCCAGGCATAGTCTACTCCGAGAGCATTGGAATCTACTTCCCAAGATATCAACTACGAGCGGACGATAGCGAAGAATGCTCTGATGAGGAGCCAAAGAAGAAGGAGCCAGTTCTCACAAAGTTTCCAGTCAAGGAATATGTTAAGTGGAGAACCTGCGAGGAACAGCAGGCCCATGAAGCCAGGTTGTTGCAAATACTGAAGGAAAAGGCTTCCGGGCCGATTGTTCCATTTCCGGAAAGGCCTGAGCTGGCTCCGCCGCGCACAGAAGACTTTCCATTAAAGGATAAGGCCGAGAGGTTCATGGATCAGGCTGAAAAGGAAGCTTACAAGCAGCGATTAGTAAAACGGCTCAAGGAGAACTCCAGGAATGCCCAGAGTGTAATTAGGCAAATAAGAAGGGACTGCGAGGAGAAGAAGCGAGCTAAAAAGAAGAAGGACACTTCTTCTGATTCTGGCGATACGAAGCCTCCAATGGAAGCCAAGGAACCCGCCAAGCCCCCAGCATCTAAAactccgccgccaccgccaccacctcctcctcctccgcctccaccCCCTCCTCCAACGGGCGGTGCCCCTCCAGCCAAGGGTGGAGCCCCTCCCGCCAAAGGTCCGCCGCCTCCCCCGAAAGCTCCACCACCGGGAACACCACCACCTCAAACAAAAACCACCTTCGGTCCACTGGCCGACGCTGATCGCATCTTTACGAACCTATACGGGAAGCACGATTGGACCATCAAGGGGGCCATGAAGCGAGGAGACTGGTACAAAACCAAGGAGATCCTCGAAAAGGGCGACATGTGGATCGTCAACGAAATCAAGACCTCGGGACTGCGAGGACGTGGTGGCGCCGGGTTTCCCAGTGGCCTCAAGTGGTCTTTCATGCACAAGCCCCCAGATGGACGTCCCAAGTTTCTGCTGGTCAACGCGGACGAGGGAGAGCCTGGCACCTGCAAGGATCGTGAGATTATGCGCCATGACCCGCACAAGTTGGTGGAGGGATGCCTCATCGCCGGAAGGGCAATGGGGGCCAACGCCGGCTACATTTACATTCGCGGCGAGTTCTACAACGAGGCATGCAACCTGCAGTTCGCCATCGTGGAGGCGTACAAGAAGGGGTTCCTGGGAAAGAATGCCTGCGGCTCGGGATTCGACTTTGATCTTTACGTGCAGCGCGGAGCCGGAGCCTATGTGTGCGGGGAGGAGACCTCCCTCATCGAGTCCCTCGAGGGCAAGGCTGGCAAGCCCCGCAACAAGCCCCCCTTTCCCGCGGACATTGGGGCCTTCGGCTGTCCCTCGACGGTGACCAATGTAGAGACGGTGGCCGTAGCCCCCGCCATCTGCCGGCGTGGCGGCGCCTGGTTCGCCAGCTTTGGACGCACTCGCAACTCGGGAACCAAGCTCTTTAATATATCGGGACATGTCAACAAACCATGCACTTTCGAGGAGGAGATGTCCATGCCCACAAGGGAGATGATAGAACGCCATGCCGGCGGGGTGCTGGGTGGCTGGGATAACCTGCTGGCCATTATTCCAGGCGGCTCCTCGACGCCGTGCATTCCGAAGGCGGATGTGGAGAAGGCCATCCATGATTACGATGGCCTGATGGCGGTCAGGTCGTCCATGGGTACCGGGGCCATTATTGTGATGAACAAGGACACAGACATCATCAAGGCCATTGCGCGGCTGGCCGCCTTCTACAAGCACGAGAGCTGCGGACAATGCACGCCCTGTCGCGAGGGCCTCCACTGGGTGAACATGATCATGCAGAGATTCGTCACCGGACAGGCGCAGGTCGGAGAGATCGACATGTTGTGGGAGATCACCAAGCAAATCGAGGGCCACACCATCTGCGCCCTGGGCGACGGTGCCGCCTGGCCGCCACAAGGACTCATTCGCCATTTCCGGCCTGTTATCGAGCAGAGGATCCAAGGCCGAGCAAAGGCCGATCGCGAGGCGGCAGCCGCAGTACCCACGAAGTTTCCTTGCCAAACTATTCCCACTTGTGCCGATGCCCAGCGGGATATTTGTCCAAAATAA
- the LOC108123402 gene encoding ribonuclease H2 subunit C, with the protein MSITLDFNGKNLAKSKTLDLHYLPAKIDGDGEANVEQYFNNYTREATDYGSGVFTNALRGYPLMGQQLKVPEGFKGIVLQETEKPLSESSDRQLRLTGVFDEFTYWNYDKVPSNGDAYRQALLMSDVAQALAQPINEKDLEAEIARNKENTKASP; encoded by the exons ATGTCGATTACTTTAGATTTTAATGGCaaaaacttggccaaaagTAAAACATTGGATTTGCACTATTTACCGGCGAAGATAGACGGAGATGGTGAAGCCAACGTGGAGCAATATTTCAATAACTACACGAGGGAGGCCACCGACTACGGAAGCGGCGTGTTTACAAATGCTCTGCGCGGCTATCCACTGATGGGACAACAATTGAAAGTTCCGGAAGGATTCAAGGGTATAGTGCTGCAGGAAACGGAAAAACCCTTGAGCGAGTCTTCCGACCGGCAGCTACGTCTTACAGGAGTTTTTGATGAGTTTACTTACTGGAACTACGACAAAGTACCCTCCAATGGCGATGCTTACCGACAGGCCCTGCTCATGTCAGATGTGGCTCAAGCG CTTGCACAACCCATTAACGAAAAGGACTTGGAGGCAGAAATCGCCAGAAACAAAGAGAACACAAAAGCCAGCCCATAA